A single Leptolyngbya ohadii IS1 DNA region contains:
- a CDS encoding ExbD/TolR family protein — MRFKRNQRSGSLPEVNLVPMLDVLMTVLTFFIIVSMTLTTQQGVQVQLPSNDSETPAEPQPQPLIIQMKAGNQFLLNNQPIAQAELLPNVKAYLEKTSKGAVVLQADQQLPYEQVIQTLGDMKDLGGDRVSLAIE; from the coding sequence ATGCGATTTAAACGAAATCAACGCAGCGGTTCGCTTCCAGAGGTCAATCTTGTACCGATGCTGGATGTCCTGATGACGGTGCTGACCTTCTTCATCATTGTGTCGATGACGCTAACGACGCAGCAAGGGGTACAGGTTCAGCTCCCCTCCAACGACTCTGAGACTCCGGCAGAACCTCAGCCCCAACCGCTGATCATTCAGATGAAAGCCGGGAATCAGTTCCTATTGAACAATCAGCCGATCGCCCAGGCAGAGCTGCTGCCCAATGTGAAAGCATATCTGGAAAAAACCTCCAAAGGCGCAGTCGTTCTTCAGGCGGATCAGCAGTTGCCCTACGAGCAGGTGATTCAAACACTGGGGGACATGAAGGATTTAGGGGGCGATCGGGTATCGTTGGCGATCGAATAA
- a CDS encoding MotA/TolQ/ExbB proton channel family protein — MATVFDLIVKGGPVMIPLMGFSVATIACALERAVFWYQLQTKEDRIVHDVLAAAKYSLDDAREIAERTQNLPIGRFLLAPLRLKQPSPETFRLAMEAAGEKEFAQMRKGDKLLETTVAVAPLLGLLGTVTGLIVTFDNLNIGGGGGTEQATRAAGGIGEALITTAAGMIIAIMALLIYRAMVGLQARQVDYFTEVGTELELIYRQLWYEPAQANQPYLLPAAHAAPNLPTDGRRSN, encoded by the coding sequence ATGGCTACTGTTTTTGATCTGATTGTGAAAGGCGGTCCTGTAATGATCCCGCTGATGGGATTTTCAGTGGCGACGATCGCCTGTGCGCTGGAACGAGCTGTCTTCTGGTATCAGCTTCAAACCAAAGAAGATCGAATTGTGCATGATGTGCTGGCAGCCGCGAAGTATAGCCTGGACGATGCGCGAGAAATTGCTGAAAGAACGCAAAATTTACCGATCGGTCGTTTTCTGCTGGCTCCTCTGCGGCTAAAGCAGCCTTCCCCCGAAACCTTTCGACTAGCAATGGAAGCGGCAGGTGAAAAGGAATTTGCCCAGATGCGAAAGGGCGACAAACTGCTGGAAACGACGGTGGCAGTGGCTCCCCTGTTGGGACTGCTGGGAACGGTCACGGGTCTGATCGTTACCTTCGATAATCTGAATATCGGTGGCGGTGGCGGCACAGAACAGGCAACCAGAGCCGCAGGCGGAATTGGTGAAGCGTTGATTACTACAGCAGCCGGAATGATTATCGCCATCATGGCACTGCTGATCTACCGGGCTATGGTGGGTCTGCAAGCTCGGCAGGTTGATTACTTCACCGAAGTTGGGACGGAGCTGGAGCTAATCTACCGGCAACTGTGGTACGAGCCAGCGCAGGCAAATCAGCCCTATTTGCTTCCGGCTGCCCATGCTGCACCGAACCTGCCCACCGACGGAAGACGATCGAATTAA
- a CDS encoding GTP cyclohydrolase II has product MTDRLNQQNSNPSSRKSKHIILTSHQAQNSGSVTPIRWGAATPQERGPVIGSIRSQKYRNVIGSHAGSYGVYRALAVASGVLDPMHKADLTNTAPTVEIGPFPSWSNPEKIVSIDPFGALSAKAFGDFSSDEYDILPTIAITKAHINIPELKEEIAAGRLHVDGQILKADGSLLVTKAALDPVWYLPGIAKRLNIEEWDLRRVLFQQTGGMFPELVTRPDLHVFLPPIGGTTVYIIGELEAVTDPTLPLAVRVHDECNGSDVFGSDICTCRPYLVHGIEVCIQTAQEGGAGVIVYCRKEGRALGEVTKFLVYNARKRQEGGDRADAYFMRTECVAGVQDMRFQELMPDVLHWLGITKIDRLVSMSNMKYNAITHSGIEVVERIAIPPELIPADAQVEIEAKKASGYFAKDEVLTEEELAEIKGRSY; this is encoded by the coding sequence ATGACCGATCGCCTCAACCAGCAAAATTCTAATCCGTCATCTCGCAAATCCAAGCATATTATTCTGACCTCCCATCAAGCGCAGAACAGTGGATCAGTCACACCGATTCGGTGGGGAGCCGCTACGCCTCAGGAACGCGGTCCCGTGATTGGTTCAATTCGCAGTCAGAAATACCGTAATGTAATTGGCTCCCATGCGGGTTCCTATGGGGTCTATCGTGCCCTGGCAGTAGCGAGCGGTGTGCTTGATCCGATGCACAAAGCCGACTTAACGAATACCGCTCCAACAGTTGAGATTGGTCCCTTTCCCAGCTGGAGCAATCCGGAGAAAATTGTCTCGATCGATCCCTTTGGCGCACTTTCTGCAAAAGCCTTTGGCGATTTTTCGTCTGATGAGTATGACATTCTGCCAACGATCGCCATTACGAAAGCACACATTAATATTCCTGAGCTGAAAGAAGAAATTGCGGCGGGTCGTTTGCACGTGGACGGTCAGATTCTTAAAGCAGATGGCAGTCTGCTTGTAACCAAAGCGGCGCTCGACCCGGTGTGGTATCTGCCGGGAATTGCCAAACGGTTGAACATTGAAGAATGGGATTTGCGGCGCGTCCTGTTTCAGCAGACAGGGGGAATGTTCCCGGAACTTGTGACCCGTCCAGATCTGCACGTTTTTCTGCCGCCCATTGGAGGAACGACCGTTTATATTATTGGCGAACTGGAGGCTGTCACCGACCCCACTCTGCCGCTGGCGGTGCGGGTGCATGATGAGTGCAACGGTTCGGATGTGTTTGGCTCAGACATTTGTACCTGTCGTCCCTATCTGGTTCACGGCATTGAAGTTTGCATCCAAACCGCGCAGGAAGGTGGCGCAGGCGTGATTGTGTATTGCCGCAAGGAAGGGCGAGCACTGGGCGAAGTGACAAAATTCCTGGTGTACAACGCTCGGAAACGGCAGGAAGGGGGCGATCGCGCCGATGCCTACTTTATGCGAACAGAATGTGTGGCAGGCGTACAGGATATGCGGTTCCAGGAATTGATGCCGGATGTGCTGCACTGGCTCGGAATCACAAAAATCGATCGCCTGGTATCAATGAGCAACATGAAGTACAACGCCATCACCCATTCGGGAATCGAGGTGGTGGAACGAATTGCGATTCCGCCGGAACTGATTCCTGCCGATGCCCAGGTGGAAATTGAGGCAAAGAAGGCATCTGGCTACTTTGCGAAGGATGAGGTGTTGACCGAGGAAGAACTGGCGGAAATTAAAGGGCGATCGTATTAA
- the upp gene encoding uracil phosphoribosyltransferase, translating into MSPDVMSANMSANAMNPEVTVITHPLVQHKLSLMRRADTHTQDFRRLLKEIAMLLAYEVTRDLPLKKEEIQTPLATMQAPMLAADKKMVLVSIMRAGQGLLDGMIELIPTAKVGHIGLYREPKTLTVVEYYLKLPPDVEQRDMLVVDPMLATGNSAVAAVDRLKEANPTSIKFVCLLAAPEGIQHFHDQHPDVPIFTASIDERLDDHGYIIPGLGDAGDRLFGTK; encoded by the coding sequence ATGAGTCCAGATGTTATGAGCGCAAATATGAGTGCAAATGCGATGAATCCAGAAGTGACTGTTATTACCCATCCCCTGGTGCAGCACAAGCTCAGCCTGATGCGCCGCGCCGATACCCATACGCAGGACTTCCGCCGACTGCTGAAGGAGATCGCCATGCTGCTCGCCTACGAAGTCACACGAGATCTGCCGCTCAAGAAAGAAGAAATCCAGACGCCCCTCGCCACAATGCAGGCTCCCATGCTGGCAGCGGACAAGAAAATGGTACTGGTTTCCATCATGCGAGCTGGACAGGGTTTACTCGACGGCATGATCGAACTCATTCCCACCGCAAAAGTCGGACATATCGGACTCTACCGTGAACCCAAAACCCTGACGGTCGTGGAATACTACCTGAAGCTGCCGCCCGATGTAGAACAGCGGGATATGCTCGTTGTTGATCCCATGCTAGCAACCGGAAACTCTGCCGTCGCTGCGGTCGATCGCCTTAAGGAAGCCAACCCCACTTCTATCAAATTTGTCTGTCTCCTCGCCGCCCCCGAAGGCATTCAGCACTTCCACGACCAGCATCCCGACGTTCCCATTTTCACCGCTTCGATCGACGAACGTTTAGACGACCACGGCTACATCATTCCGGGTCTCGGTGATGCAGGCGATCGGCTTTTCGGCACAAAATAG